A region of the Ptychodera flava strain L36383 chromosome 22, AS_Pfla_20210202, whole genome shotgun sequence genome:
aaaaatcaaaCTGGACTATCAGTGCATATACAGTAGCATGATGCAAAATGGTCATTTAAAGGGTCGCGctgtgctcaaaggtcgtatgggtcccatacgaccagtgtgtctgtcataatctacatcatataatttaaatgttgctgctatgatgatgaggtacaggcagatatcatgcatgaaatacattgtttgtaaacaagaaactcacacaggTGCAGTTTCCCTTTAATGTATTTACACTTGCCATTGTATATATTCACAGTCTGAGGGATGGTTATATATTGTAACTACATGTAGTGGATTATAGTTTAACTACATGTTGATTCCTTTATTATAGATTCTTGTACATTGTATGCAAAATTGAGAACATATTGTAATTTGTTCTTTTAGGGGTCTGAATTTATTTTACCAGAGGGACAGAAACACAAAAGAGGCAGATTTGAACTAGCTTTTTCACACATTGGGGGTTCAGTGATGCTTGGTAAGTACCAAAAAACTTGATTATCATGTAGATAGTCCTAATATTTATTCCATTTTCAAAACTGGGTAAGGGCAATAAGGTCCACTATGAACCATATAGGACACGTGTAATAGTCAAGTGGTAAGCTAGAACACAGGTTGAGTCCTGTCAGTGTGATAGTGACTGTACTAATAGTATCTTTAGGTGATGCAGTATTTGCAAACAGATGATTTGCTAGGCAACCTACAGTGATGTCTGAGTTATCTTATTGCATATTTTCTGGAGAAAACTTCAGTACAACTGAAGTATCAGTAAAGAATTGTTTTGTTAAAATGGGAAGTTACAGAatcgtgggcgcacaatagggggattattgatgacgcagccatttgcatacaccgggcgggagtttttgaattctcgtAGCATCACTTTGTATGATAAATTTGGATAATCATGAAtggcactttcgtgacatatgcaaagatgGGTCAAATGATTGTACagtgaacacattttgaaacacatgCCTTCTCCGACAAAAAAACGTAAcactttttcagtttattttcaactcaagtttagtccctatatattcacagacatcatatgcaaaattcaatgacaatgaatgcctgaaacatggcaaaattatgggattctggggcCAAACACGGCACATCCAACTAGTAGcatggcttttttacatttgcatagattaacaataatccagcttttataggggaagttcgtGTTTAACTGGATGATGTGTTTGGGTTTCCGATCATTACAGATAATTAATCAACATGATAGTGTTTAGTATCATGTTTACTGTGTACAGTGTAGAATGGATTTTACAATTTGTCATTAAATCAAAGGATTTAAGTTTAGTACTGACAACTTTTACTAACCCTCTCTAAAACTTGCCTTTAGGTGCACTTTATGGCAGTCTAAATGGTGTACGGGTAGGTTTAAGGACAACATCAGATCTGACAGGAAAAGTCAGAATGTCACAGTGAGTACAAAGATACTTAATATTGTTCTGTATCAAGAAAAGTATGTCACAGTAATatcattgaattttcaatgaattcaacaaataattattttatgaacTACTCTTTGAGTGTTTATGGTTcatcatatacacacatactgtcTGCCATGTGTTCTATACTTTTCAACTCAAGAATCAAACGTGCAAAGTTGGCTTTCTGCAAACACTCCATGCCATGCTAGAATCATGGTAATGAAAATCATTGACGCGTAAACTTTTTGTAAGCATTGTGCAAGGGAATTTAGCAGGCCTACCCACTTTACGTACATCAACAAGTGTTTTAATGTTGTTTAAAACATTACAGCAGGTCACACACATAAACTGAGTTTACTAAGGTATCTTCCTCGTGTCACCAgatattatatttatcacatattGCTCCTAGGATGAATTTTGCCCAAAGCCTCATTTGAGCTTGttacatttcagaaatttatgaaaattctaGTGAATAACTCAcatgactttgaaatttcaaaaacaaacatctcTCTTCAGATTATTTGTACTCATTGACCACACCAGAAGATAGTTTTGTCTTCAATTACATCAAAAATTGAGCATATTATTCTTTCAACCAAATTCAGTTGAGTGATTGTGAAATGTACCCCTGGAGAAAAACAATAAACATGTTCCATTAATGTATGGTTTGGTCATATGTTCTTTTGCTGCAATTGTCAGACTATTGTTGTACATACGTGTATTCTCCCAATTCATGTATTATTTTGTACTGTGCCTGATCAATAAGGTAAAACTAGCGTCATTGTTTTGCAGAATGTTAAATATCATCACAAAACAAGGTGCATCATCAGCAAATACTGTTGGAGTAATCGGTAAGCATATAAATGATCACCAGATCTTGTAATTACTGTGAATGGTTGACCATGCATatcacgatacatgaaaccatcacaaaaatgaattaatggtcatgaccattaattctttctctcgatggtttcatttaatttgtctaaaaccagggtcaaatatatgcatggtcacccattcattcagtatctttcaacatgtcaaacaatataagtagtatctcgtatgaaacaaaattcatgaattatggccaactttgtccctatTAAAATGTACAATGAATTATTACAAGTACAGTAGTATGAATATACATAGCATTTACAGTATGCAAAAGATGCAGAGTCCTGTAGCCCGACAGAATAGCGCCCCCAGTGTCGTAAAGTGTGCATGCTGTGCTTGTAATACCGCTAACAAATGCAACTTACAATGTCATAACATTGTTGTCAGTGGTGCCACTGAAGTCCTACTATGATTTTggtaaaattgtaaattgtgattaaaattacaaatctcactcaaactttcatcatACACATTAACACCAGGTTGAGTCCTGTTTTCCCATTTAGATACTATTTCATAATCCCAGAATCAAATCACAGGCTAAACAGAAGCTGTTTATGTTTCAGCATTAATGTACAGCATATTTGGgttttcattggaaaaagtGCGAAGCACAGAAGATGAAGTGAACACCGTAGGAGCAGCAACAATGACAGGAATGCTGTATGGCTCAGCAGGTAATTTCAATGTTACCTTGTGATAAGTTCTGTATTTGTGATTTTGATCCAAACTGGCCTTTGTCTGTCATGGTGCAGGATATATAGTCCCTAAGGATATCAGCAAATTTCTCTTTTTCAGTCATACAACAGCTTTTTGCAGCTCTATTGAAATCATCAGCAGGATCATTTAGGTTTATCCGTCAGTTGCtctttgtaaagttcaaaacatATTCTGtgtttatgaaaaaatgttattAATCACCAACATTTTTCAACTCAtccttttcatgaaaattttgaatcatcATTGCCTTCTGTGGTATTCTTGTATTTTCTGTGTAGATTCATGATTTAATCATTTTCAGCTTTACTCCATATAGAAAAAGCAGATGCACATGTATACTAATTCTAGCTAGCTATTTTCCCATCCATAAAGGAGAAACAGGTCCTGTGAACTCCCAATGGCCCCTTTCCCAAAGTGCCATACTTACAATTTGCTGCCCATTTGAACATTAAGACCATCAACAATATGCTCTGCATCTTTTCCATTTTCAGGTGGTCTTCAAAGAGTTGCAAAAGGAGGAGCTATTGGTTTAGTTTTATCCAGTGCCTGGTGTTTATATTCACATCGAGATAAAGTCAGATCACTCTTTGGAGGTCATACGATGTGAACTAAATTTTTGTTTGTCAAATTTACATGAAAgcaattttactgtatttgtcaTTGATGATTATTTTACAGAGAGAGTGAGATTTGACTTTCACTGCAGACATACACTTCATCATGCCTTTGTTATGTTTGTCGTAGGTGCTCAGCCATATTTATCAGAACATTCAAAACAAGTCTGGTTTGTTTCAGTAATCATTTATTTTCAGTAGAAATGGGTAAGCTGCACTGCAGAAAGTGTGAAGAAGTCGATATGTAAGCTTTTTAAAGCTATGTTTTTTTAGTAATTAAATGTAATATACTAGTTGAACACAAGGCTTATTATTTCTCTGTCTTAAAGAGGCTCTCCCACTTGGTAACGTTTTTAAaacacgtcaaatatcgaccgtcggcattaaaaaaatgtgttttaaaaatgttaccaagtgggagtgcctctttaaagtgTTACTTCTAACACAAAGAGCCTGGCGTCTTTCTGAGAAAGACTTGCTTCTGCCACAGGTCACACATGTCACATATAAACAATTCTGCTTCATTCACAATGAGTTTCCTTCATGTGATAAAAAATTAGTTCTTAACTTTCATACAAAATCATGTACACATCAAGCTAAAAATCTCACTTTTGCTTTTGCTTTATTTTACATCTTGCAATcctgtaaaatttctgtaaaatatattgttttgaaaataatttgcatattcaaagtTCGTTTACGAAGTGTTAAATTCTCCTTTTTTGAAACATTGGAGGGTCTTTTGGAGCGTTATTCCTTtaaagctatttttgccatttataattCGCATGATTATTTATTAAAACAGATAAAATAATAGCAGAAGTGCAGTTTGGGGCTTCACCAACttcatgtattttgaatcatgggaaaaaatgcCAAGCGTGGCGCTTTCATCACATGATATGGCAGGGCCACCTTCTAGTGGATATGGCATTGTCATTTACGTTCACGTTCACACCATGCTCTgtgtatttgcataaatattgtttatttgtgGTTTAAAGAGGTTTGTTAAAAGTGGCAATGAAGGTTTGGCATGTGAGACTAGGAGAGACCATACTGACCATTCAAAGGAGGGGACCTACATTTTGTATCACATGTACGgtataatgttgtatcatttttaaacagttttttgggggatcaaattttacaaaggtttatAAGGAATTATAGCAAAGAACAACAGAATTGACCAAAGCGTTTTTAAAACAGAATATGAACATAGCTTTATTCTGTCTGAACATGTGATAACAAGCAGAAAAGTGCAGTTTtggtcacaaaaataaaatttacaagttGAGCAAGAGAAAGAAGTCATGGCAATGATCATGATTTTACATTTATAACACTTTGTAAACTGGGAAAAATGGCTCCAATTTTAGTGTTATATGGCATGTTTGTGAAGATTTTTGGACTTTATAATTACACACATTTGAACAAACATGTTAACAAATGTGAATAAGAACACCAATGGGACAAGTTCTTTTTTTTATCAGTTATTCTGACGAGTCACTTTGACTGACAGGTTCACTGAGGTAAACTGCATCTTTTGTACTACTGTTTTGAGATAGAAAAGAAAGGCATTGGGATGACATGAATACAATGACAAAGGCAGCAACACAATATTTGTGTTCTATAATAGGACTCCCATGtttttatacatatgtacatgccACAAAAAGGACCAAACCAATTGTTTGTTGATGGAAAATGATGAATGCATTAGGATCTCCCATGAAAATAAACGcggaaaaaaatacaattttttatatgtagtttgtggccattttgatgtCACAtaaccataatttgcatattttgattatttcagaAGTCAGACATCATGGCACAcggtacttccaaatgtcaaccACCCCAGGGCCTTGGGGTGCAAAGAGTTTAATAATCTAATCAGATGGATAATTAAATGGGGTGTCATATTTTACAACTGATCTATTGGGggtttcatattttgaaaaataatttggAGGGGGATagctttttgcatttcatttgtagcTTAATAAGTtccactgacccccccccccccggtgaaAAACGAATGTTCCCTAAGTTGAGGCAATTTCAGTGGCCTTGTCTTTTCTTTTAAACGTTTATTTAATACACACCATTTAGACGAGTTGAAGATTTGGATGGATGTTGTGCGTAGATGACGGGGCGCAGCAGCTCATCACAGGCACTAGACACGTCGCTTCGCGATCGGCACTGATTCACAGTAAACAGAGAGACTGTTGACGGTGAATCAGTAACGATCGCGAAGCAACGTGTGTAGTGCCTGTGCTCATTAGTAACGTCCCACGGAATTCGGAAGTAACGTAACATAACGTAAGTAACATAAGCACAGGCGTTATGTGGACCGGGCactttgtaaaagtgtagtttatgctaagTTCCGACGTTCTGATACGTAGCCTAGGCTGTTGAGCATCTGTTgatgtagctgcagtacagtagctcgaggttttgcctgggtatttgggtcggacggcaaaaccagccGAAATagccaggcaaaacctcgagctactgtactgcagctactgTTGATGGCGTTTGGTTTCCGTAGGCTTCTCACCAGTGTGAATGCGTACGTTtcgaccatggaggtagtagagactacctccatggtttcgaCGTACTGATACGTAGCCTAGGCTACGTATCAGTACGTCgaaacgtagcataaactcacTACACTTTTGTTACAAACTAGCCGGTTCACGTCCACATACCGCCTGTGACATATACGTACTAGTGAGTAACGTAACGTTGACATCACAAACAATCGACAGCAAACGAAAACCGCGCAAGTACAAACACGTCGCCGTACCCTACATCTGGCTTCTTGGCTTGCCTCTCCAGAGGGCGCCGTCTATGACCTTTGGCTTTCCAGAGACGCGGTCAAGACCAATCTCCAGGCAGAGTCATCTTATCGCGTATTACCCACAATTCCTGATGTGTTCGATTCGGCGATAAGTGACTCTGCCACAGGTGTCCTGTTTACGTGGTAAATCACCACATACTGATCCGCAAACCGGAAGTCAGCTCGAAAACCGACATTGTGACGAACTCGctgaaaatacaaagtccatCCTCCCtgcaaaaatgttcatcggTTTGAAAACTAATTACTATAAGTTTATAGCAAAACACGAACTGGAAAAATATAATTACCATTGGAACTTCTTTTAAATAGTGTAATTATTCGGGAAGAAACAAGGCTTTGACCTTTTCTGACCTTTGGGCGAATCCCCTGTATCGTCTGCTGGTGATGTATTTTCTTGAATTGTGACCCCTCCTGCACTCGAAGTTATTTATCATGGCCGTATATATGAATACTCaagaaagaacaataaataaacactgaaaagagaaaatggcgtttttatttgaatttgtagaTAACTGTGCGCGTGCTGGAACGAATTCCAACTGCCGCGCGTTACTGTGGcaataccacagtccctccactaaACTGGAGGGACTGTGGGCAATACCATAGATACAGTGCGCGACAGGTAAAAAAGTAGTTCATTGACGTTCCAATGACCTCGAggtcacatgaatattaatctgcCTGTGCCAGAGATACTTATTAGCGTACgcgcgataagaactctggttcGAGAGTGGGTCAAGACGTCTCTCAAAATCCACTTCGGGCGACCAATGACATTGCTGAAGTCGTGTTCGAAGTGAGGGAAACTATCTGATTCGTCGACAGCGTTCTCCTCGGAATGGCCGCCAGCAGACGACGTAGACATGTACGAACTTGGCATTATTCCAGCATGGATTCGTTGATAGTACCATCGTATTACCTGTATATTCGGCccaattttgatgacattttcttGTAAATGCATGAAGAACAGATTGTATGATCATAAATTTGAAGGTAAgtgtcaaaattttgggaacTAGCTCAGTTTTCAAACGTACGGTGGTACGCAGACGTGACAGGTATGTTGAGTTGATTTTGATACATTTGTGGATTTACAGTGAGAGAGAGTGATTTGAGAATTATCACTCCTGATGCAGCTGTCGATGGTGGCTGACCGTCACATCTCAGCATACTATTACTATAGTAGAAGCGTGCAAACTTCCAGTGACCTTCAATTAATGTCAGTATGGATTTCGAGACCGCTTTGGATATTGCGACACGCCGTTTCTCTCCCGAGCCCCAGTTACATCTCCGTGAGAAACAAATAGCGGCACTGAGTAGTGTTTACGAGGGTCAAGATGCGCTAGTGGTCTTACCCACGGGATATGGCAAGTCTGTAATTTTCCAGCTACTGCCATATATTTTTGCTCTGAAGCACCGTGACGTCAACACAGTAAGAACAG
Encoded here:
- the LOC139122472 gene encoding mitochondrial import inner membrane translocase subunit Tim23-like, which gives rise to MDNQTYGASGLFGSYSSGDPSLSVPVTAGANTFSPYLNIDPRFINEGSEFILPEGQKHKRGRFELAFSHIGGSVMLGALYGSLNGVRVGLRTTSDLTGKVRMSQMLNIITKQGASSANTVGVIALMYSIFGFSLEKVRSTEDEVNTVGAATMTGMLYGSAGGLQRVAKGGAIGLVLSSAWCLYSHRDKVRSLFGGHTM